The following are encoded together in the Phragmites australis chromosome 19, lpPhrAust1.1, whole genome shotgun sequence genome:
- the LOC133899982 gene encoding protein CELLULOSE SYNTHASE INTERACTIVE 3-like isoform X1 — MEISNSSEPRDSREPTLPSPSTSSSISRETGDLAEVDDPESAMSTVARLLEELHASMISPSEKEVTTRRLLELAKAKKEIRILIGSHSQAMALLISTLRTGTSAAKVNAAALLSSLCKEEDLRVRVLLGGCIPPLLSLLKSESAEAKKAAAEAIYAVSSGGLSDDHIGRKIFVTEGVVPTLWDLLNPRSRQDRVVEGFVTGALRNLCGDKDSYWKAALEAGGVEIITGLLSSKNTASQSNAASLLARFISAFSDSIPKIIDAGAVKDLLHVLNRDNVISVRESAADALEALSSKSSIAKKAVVDAGGLPILIGAVVAPSKECMQGETCHSLQSHAVHALSNICGGTTSLLLYLGELCQAPRPPVPLADILGALAYSLMVFDGTDGKSFDPAEIENTLIVLLKSHDSKLDRILEALASLYGNACLSDRLDHSNSKKVLVGLITMASADVQEHLVRALTSLCCDGLGIWEALGKREGVQMLISLLGLSSEQQQEYAVSLLAILSGEVDDSKWAITAAGGIPPLVQLLETGSQKAKEDAAYIMWNMCSDSDDIRACIESAGAVLALIWLLKSGSPRGQEASAKALKKLIRSADSATINQLLALLLSDSLSSKAHVITVLGHVLVMAPQRDLVQNGAAANKGLRSLVLVLESSNEGTQEIAATVLADIFTMRQGICDILATDEIVQPCMKLLTSGNQIIATQSARALGALSYSANAMSKNKMSCLTEGDVRPLIEMAKTSSIDVAETAFAALANLLSDTQIAKEALDDNIVLALTRVLKEGSLEGKISASRSLRQLLNQFPFSEVLPDYSQCCFIIHALLVCLSGISLDNVSSLEPLDVLALVARTKEGEHFSTPLCTAFLEVPESLEPLVRCVSTGLPPIQDKSIQILAILCQGQPSLLGEYLNRSQGCVVSLASRVMESTDVEIRISSAITLISAMRDSREQSIDVLEASKLLKNLISALIDMLKQHSSSTSLDIEVWKPCTEKSLFNYEQDVLNVPELGKVSEETVALWLLSLICSYHARSKYTVMELGGVDAVSDRLASYAANRQEQYEDSENMWTCALLLATLFQDSVVVQSSEIMRTIPSLASLLKSDDIIDRYFAAQSLASLVSTGSRGIQLAIANSGAVVGAVALIGQVESDVPRLVTMADEFKLAENPSQIILRSLFELEDVCTDATARKSIPLLVDLLKPMPERPGAPLIALHLLTQLAEGSEANKVAIAEAGAFDSLTKYLSLSPQDSTETTITNLLGILYNNPDLLYHESTLSTSNQLVAVLRLGSRSSRLSAVRTLQKLFSSENIRDTEVARQAIQPLLDMLESGTEIERQAALGALIKLSAGNISKASAMFDVEGNTLESLYKILSFSSSLELKKDAAQLCYILFENSTIRTSPIATECLQPLISLMTSGSSLVVEPAVCALNKLLDEEYNAEISATSEVVDLLVSFVPGTNYQLTEACIGSLIKLGKDRPNCKLDMVKAGIIEHALDMILDVPVAVSSSIAELLRILTNNSGIAKSSAAAKMVEPLFLLLRRPDVTMWDQHSALQALVNILEKPQSLAALKLTPSQIIEPLISFLESPSQAIQQLGTEVLSHLLEQEHFQQDITTKNAVVPLVQLAGIGILSLQQTAVKALENISQSWPKAVADAGGIFELSKVIVQDDPQPSQALWESAALVLCNVLRYNSDNYVKVSMAVLVRLLNSTMESTVTIALSALLVQEKSSSRCAVAMAEAGAVRALLELLKSHRCEESAARLLEALINNVRVRETKVAKYAIAPLSQYLLDPQSKNQSAKFLVTLALGDIFQHEALARASDSVSACHALVSLLEDQPTDDMTMVAICALQSLVMHSRTNRRAVAEAGGILVVQELLLSPNVDISGQAALLIKYLFSNHTLQEYMSNELIRSLTAALERELLSTSTINEVILRTIYVIFSNFKKVRFSEAATLCIPHLVCALKDGNEAAQESVLDTLCLLKESWPQMNEDIAKAQSLISAEAIPVLQMLMKTCPPSFHERADSLLHCLPGCLTVTIIRGNNLKQTMGNTNAFCCLQIGNGPPRQTKVVNHSICPVWNEGFTWLFDVAPKGQKLYIVCKSKNTFGKSTLGRVTIQIDKVVTEGVYSGFFSLSHDGGKDGSRTLEIEIVWSNRPSNDSM; from the exons ATGGAAATTTCCAACTCGTCAGAACCTCGTGACTCTCGAGAACCTACTTTACCCTCACCATCCACATCATCTTCTATATCAAG GGAAACAGGTGACCTTGCAGAAGTCGATGATCCTGAAAGTGCAATGTCCACTGTTGCTCGATTGTTGGAAGAGCTCCATGCTAGCATGATATCTCCATCAGAGAAGGAAGTGACAACCAGAAGGTTACTTGAACTGGCCAAAGCAAAAAAGGAGATAAGGATTTTGATAGGTAGCCATTCTCAAGCAATGGCACTACTTATATCTACCCTTAGAACTGGGACATCTGCAGCAAAAGTGAATGCTGCAGCGCTACTTAGTTCACTCTGTAAGGAAGAGGACTTGCGTGTGAGGGTCCTCTTAGGAGGTTGTATACCACCCCTACTCTCTCTTTTGAAGTCTGAATCTGCTGAAGCAAAGAAGGCTGCTGCTGAAGCTATTTATGCAGTGTCCTCTGGTGGACTTTCGGATGATCACATAGGCAGGAAAATATTTGTGACTGAAGGTGTTGTGCCAACTCTGTGGGACTTGCTCAATCCTAGGTCACGCCAAGATAGAGTAGTCGAGGGCTTTGTGACTGGGGCTTTAAGGAATCTCTGCGGGGACAAAGATAGTTATTGGAAGGCCGCACTTGAAGCTGGCGGTGTTGAAATTATTACTGGTCTACTTTCATCCAAGAATACTGCTTCACAGTCAAATGCTGCCTCCCTGTTGGCACGGTTTATCTCTGCTTTTAGTGATAGCATTCCCAAAATTATTGATGCTGGGGCTGTTAAGGACCTTCTTCACGTACTAAATCGAGATAATGTCATTTCTGTTCGTGAAAGTGCGGCTGATGCTTTGGAGGCCCTTTCTTCCAAGTCTAGTATTGCAAAGAAAGCTGTTGTGGATGCGGGCGGTCTTCCTATTCTGATTGGAGCTGTTGTAGCCCCCTCAAAAGAATGCATGCAGGGTGAGACATGTCATTCTCTTCAAAGCCATGCTGTCCATgctttgtcaaatatttgtGGTGGAACAACTTCTCTGTTGCTTTACCTTGGTGAGCTCTGCCAAGCACCTCGGCCGCCTGTCCCCCTTGCTGATATTCTTGGAGCACTTGCATATTCTTTGATGGTTTTTGATGGCACTGATGGTAAATCCTTTGACCCAGCTGAGATTGAAAATACTTTGATTGTGCTCCTAAAATCTCATGACAGTAAGCTTGATCGTATTCTTGAGGCTTTAGCGAGTCTATATGGGAATGCTTGTCTCTCTGACAGACTTGATCACTCAAATTCGAAGAAGGTTCTTGTTGGGCTGATCACCATGGCTTCTGCTGATGTTCAAGAACATCTTGTTCGTGCCTTAACTAGCTTGTGTTGTGATGGTCTTGGAATATGGGAGGCTCTTGGAAAGAGAGAAGGAGTTCAGATGCTAATATCATTACTTGGGCTTTCCAGTGAGCAGCAGCAGGAATATGCAGTTTCATTGTTGGCTATCTTGAGTGGTGAAGTAGATGACAGTAAGTGGGCAATAACAGCTGCTGGAGGTATCCCTCCACTCGTCCAGCTACTAGAAACAGGATCTCAAAAAGCAAAGGAGGATGCAGCTTATATCATGTGGAACATGTGCTCTGACAGCGATGATATCAGGGCATGTATTGAAAGTGCTGGGGCTGTTCTGGCACTAATTTGGCTTCTAAAGAGTGGTAGCCCTCGTGGACAGGAGGCATCAGCCAAAGCACTCAAGAAGCTGATACGATCTGCTGATTCTGCTACAATCAATCAGTTGTTAGCACTACTGCTCAGTGACTCATTGAGCTCAAAGGCCCATGTTATTACAGTTCTTGGGCATGTCCTTGTGATGGCTCCTCAGAGAGATCTAGTCCAGAATGGAGCTGCAGCCAATAAAGGCCTTAGGtcgcttgttcttgttcttgaatcaTCAAATGAAGGAACGCAGGAGATTGCTGCAACTGTGTTAGCTGATATTTTCACTATGCGTCAGGGTATTTGTGACATCTTGGCAACTGATGAAATTGTTCAGCCATGCATGAAGCTTTTGACAAGTGGAAATCAAATTATTGCAACACAATCTGCTCGAGCTTTAGGAGCGCTATCATATTCGGCTAATGCCATGTCAAAGAACAAGATGTCATGTTTAACTGAAGGTGATGTGCGACCTCTTATAGAGATGGCAAAGACATCATCTATTGATGTTGCTGAAACAGCATTTGCTGCATTGGCAAATCTCCTATCAGATACACAGATTGCTAAAGAAGCGCTAGATGACAATATTGTCTTGGCTTTGACTAGAGTGCTTAAGGAGGGGAGTTTAGAAGGCAAGATTAGTGCTTCACGGTCACTTCGTCAGTTGCTCAACCAGTTCCCCTTCAGTGAAGTTCTTCCAGATTACTCGCAGTGCTGTTTTATTATTCATGCACTGCTGGTGTGTCTATCTGGCATCAGTTTGGACAACGTCTCAAGTTTGGAACCCCTTGATGTACTTGCATTGGTGGCTAGAACAAAGGAGGGTGAGCATTTTAGCACCCCTCTGTGTACTGCCTTTCTTGAAGTTCCAGAAAGCTTAGAACCTTTAGTTCGTTGTGTTAGCACTGGGCTTCCACCGATTCAAGATAAGTCCATTCAAATCCTTGCAATTCTCTGTCAGGGCCAACCTTCTCTACTTGGTGAATATTTAAACAGAAGTCAAGGATGTGTTGTTTCTCTTGCTAGTAGAGTTATGGAGTCAACAGACGTGGAAATAAGAATCAGCAGTGCAATCACCCTCATATCTGCTATGAGGGACAGCAGAGAACAGTCGATTGATGTTCTTGAAGCATCTAAACTTCTGAAGAATCTAATATCTGCACTCATTGATATGCTGAAGCAACATTCCTCTTCTACATCCCTAGACATTGAAGTTTGGAAACCTTGCACAGAAAAAAGTCTCTTTAATTATGAGCAGGATGTTTTGAATGTGCCTGAATTAGGAAAGGTTTCTGAAGAAACTGTTGCACTTTGGTTGCTCTCACTGATCTGTTCTTATCATGCAAGGAGTAAATATACTGTTATGGAGCTCGGTGGTGTTGATGCTGTATCTGATAGACTTGCTAGCTATGCTGCTAATCGACAG GAACAGTATGAAGACTCAGAAAATATGTGGACTTGCGCCCTTCTGTTGGCTACTTTGTTTCAGGATTCAGTGGTTGTTCAATCTTCAGAAATAATGCGAACAATACCTTCTTTAGCTTCATTGCTAAAATCTGATGACATCATCGATAGATACTTTGCTGCACAATCACTGGCTAGCCTTGTTTCCACTGGAAGCAGAGGTATACAGCTTGCTATTGCAAATTCTGGTGCAGTTGTGGGTGCTGTAGCCTTGATAGGACAGGTAGAATCTGATGTGCCAAGACTTGTTACAATGGCGGACGAATTCAAGTTGGCAGAGAATCCAAGTCAAATAATATTGAGAAGCCTTTTTGAGCTTGAAGATGTTTGCACTGATGCTACTGCTCGAAAGTCCATACCCTTGCTAGTGGACCTGCTTAAACCGATGCCGGAAAGACCAGGTGCACCTCTGATCGCTTTGCACCTTCTGACTCAATTAGCGGAAGGTAGTGAGGCAAATAAAGTTGCTATAGCGGAGGCTGGAGCTTTTGATTCTTTGACTAAGTATCTATCTTTAAGTCCTCAAGACTCCACTGAAACTACTATAACCAATTTGCTAGGGATTTTATACAATAATCCTGATCTGCTTTACCATGAATCAACTCTTAGCACTTCAAATCAGCTGGTAGCTGTCTTACGTTTGGGCTCGAGAAGTTCTAGGCTTAGTGCAGTCAGGACGTTGCAGAAGCTCTTCAGTTCAGAGAATATAAGGGACACCGAAGTGGCTAGGCAAGCTATTCAACCATTACTTGACATGCTTGAGTCAGGAACTGAAATAGAACGGCAGGCGGCACTTGGTGCGCTTATTAAGCTTTCTGCTGGGAATATCTCAAAGGCTTCTGCTATGTTTGATGTAGAAGGCAACACACTTGAAAGCCTCTACAAAATTTTATCCTTCAGTTCCTCACTGGAGCTAAAGAAAGATGCTGCTCAGCTCTGCTATATTTTATTTGAGAACTCAACCATACGTACATCACCAATTGCAACAGAATGTCTTCAACCCCTGATATCATTAATGACATCAGGCTCTAGTTTGGTTGTTGAACCAGCTGTTTGTGCTCTGAATAAACTACTGGATGAGGAGTACAATGCAGAGATTTCTGCAACTAGTGAAGTTGTCGATCTTCTTGTTAGTTTTGTTCCTGGCACAAACTACCAGTTGACTGAAGCATGTATTGGTTCTCTCATAAAGTTGGGTAAGGACCGTCCAAACTGCAAACTTGACATGGTTAAAGCTGGTATCATTGAGCATGCACTTGATATGATTCTTGATGTACCTGTTGCTGTTAGCTCATCCATTGCTGAATTGCTTCGCATTTTGACAAACAACAGTGGCATTGCTAAAAGTTCTGCTGCAGCAAAAATGGTGGAGCCCCTTTTCTTGCTTTTACGTCGCCCGGATGTTACCATGTGGGACCAGCACAGCGCATTGCAAGCACTTGTAAATATTCTGGAGAAACCTCAGAGTCTAGCAGCATTGAAGTTGACTCCCAGTCAAATAATTGAGCCGTTAATATCATTTCTTGAATCTCCCTCTCAAGCGATTCAGCAACTTGGCACTGAGGTGCTTTCACATCTTTTAGAACAGGAACATTTTCAACAGGATATCACTACAAAAAATGCAGTTGTTCCTTTGGTGCAGCTTGCTGGTATTGGAATCTTGAGCTTGCAGCAAACTGCAGTTAAAGCACTTGAAAACATATCACAGAGTTGGCCCAAGGCTGTAGCAGATGCAGGTGGAATTTTTGAACTTTCAAAGGTAATTGTCCAGGATGACCCTCAGCCAAGTCAAGCATTATGGGAATCTGCTGCACTTGTGTTATGTAATGTTTTGCGTTATAATTCTGACAACTATGTTAAAGTCTCAATGGCTGTACTTGTAAGATTGCTGAACTCCACCATGGAGAGTACTGTCACAATAGCTCTCAGCGCTCTACTTGTTCAAGAGAAAAGTAGTTCACGCTGTGCTGTGGCCATGGCTGAGGCTGGGGCAGTACGTGCACTCCTGGAGCTCCTTAAGAGCCATCGGTGCGAGGAATCTGCAGCAAGATTGCTTGAAGCTCTGATAAACAATGTAAGGGTCCGTGAAACAAAAGTTGCCAAGTATGCTATTGCTCCTCTCTCACAGTACCTGTTAGATCCTCAGTCTAAGAATCAGTCAGCAAAGTTTCTGGTGACTCTTGCACTTGGCGACATTTTCCAGCATGAAGCACTCGCAAGAGCAAGTGACTCTGTATCTGCCTGCCATGCTCTTGTAAGCCTACTTGAAGACCAGCCTACGGATGACATGACAATGGTTGCTATATGTGCACTGCAAAGCTTAGTGATGCACAGCAGGACAAATAGGCGCGCTGTTGCGGAGGCTGGGGGCATTTTGGTTGTGCAAGAATTGCTTCTTTCTCCAAATGTGGATATTTCAGGACAGGCTGCTCTTTTAATCAAGTACCTATTTTCAAATCATACACTCCAAGAATACATGTCGAATGAGCTCATCCGTTCTCTCACTG CTGCCTTAGAAAGAGAGCTGCTCTCTACATCGACTATCAATGAAGTTATTCTGCGGACCATATACGTGATATTCAGCAACTTCAAAAAGGTTCGGTTTTCTGAGGCTGCAACCTTGTGCATACCCCATCTGGTTTGTGCCCTGAAGGATGGAAATGAGGCTGCCCAAGAGAGTGTACTCGACACCCTTTGCTTGCTGAAAGAATCTTGGCCACAAATGAATGAAGACATTGCTAAAGCCCAGTCCCTGATTTCAGCTGAAGCCATACCTGTACTACAAATGCTTATGAAGACCTGTCCTCCCAGTTTTCATGAGAGAGCTGACAGTTTGCTACATTGCTTGCCTGGCTGCTTGACCGTGACCATCATACGTGGGAATAATTTAAAACAGACAATGGGGAATACAAATGCATTTTGTTGCCTACAAATAGGAAATGGTCCTCCAAGGCAAACTAAG GTGGTTAACCACAGCATCTGCCCAGTTTGGAACGAGGGCTTCACTTGGTTATTTGACGTTGCCCCAAAAGGGCAGAAACTATACATTGTATGCAAAAGTAAAAATACATTTGGAAAG TCGACCCTCGGAAGAGTCACCATCCAGATCGACAAAGTCGTCACCGAGGGTGTGTACAGCGGGTTCTTCAGCCTCAGCCACGACGGTGGCAAGGATGGTTCGAGAACACTAGAGATAGAGATCGTATGGTCAAACAGGCCATCCAACGACAGTATGTAG